From the Actinomycetota bacterium genome, the window GGCCATCACTCGGGCAGTGACGCCTTCGTTGACGCCGACGAACCGGAATGATTCGCCTTCGGCGGTGGGGCTTATCGATGTGACCACGCATTCGGTGGCGATGGGGCAATCGGCTAGTGACACGGTAGCTCCTCTCGGCGGAACGGCTTGTGGTGCTTAGCATACACTAAGAGGATATACGAGCGCAAGCTAAGACGCGCCCACACTTTTGCGTCGCCCCGAGGGCTATCCAGTGAGCAACGGCAATGGTACGATGGGCTTGGTGCTCGCTGCGGGTTTCATTGGGGCACAGATGGTGCGGGAAACACAGAGGACTTCTCAGTACGCATCGAGAGGAGCGGGTTATGGGAGAGTGCTGTGACAAAGGTTCCGAGCTTGAGAAATTACGGGAGCGACAGAGCGGAACGCTGAAGATCGTTCTCGCAATCAATGCGGTGATGTTCCTCGTGATCGTCGCGGCTGCACTCTACGCTGGATCTTCGGCGCTGTTGGCGGACAGCCTGGATAATCTCGGTGACGCCTTGACGTACGGTCTCAGTCTTTGGGCGGTCGGTCTCGGTCTTCGCATAAAGGCTCGTATCGCCTACTTCAAAGGACTTCTGATCCTCCTGGCGGCACTCGCTGTACTGGGCCAGATCGTGTACAGGCTTGCGGACCCCACCGTCCCGTTGTTCGAGGTGATGGGAATCTTCAGTCTGATCGCACTGACAGCTAACGGTGCATGCCTCGCGTTGTTGTGGCGCCACAAGACTGAGGATATCAACATGAGCTCGGTCTGGGAGTGTTCCCGCAACGACATCGTTGCAAACATCTCGGTTTTCGTTGCTGCTGCAGGTGTATGGGCGACGGAATCACGATGGCCGGATCTGCTTGTTGCTTCTTTCCTGGTCATCTTCCTTCTGCGATCCGCCATCCGGGTTCTGGTATCAGCACATGCAGAACTTCGAAGGCACACCTGACATCGTCGCACACCCAGATCGCGAGTCGCTTCCTTGACCCCGGTCCCCGTATGCGGCTACTATAGTCCGGCGTCGGACGGGGCCAGGTAGCTCAGTTGGTAGAGCAGCGGACTGAAAATCCGCGTGTCGGCGGTTCAAGTCCGCCTCTGGCCACCATCACCCTCCCGATCAACCATCACGCCGATGCCTTCGGGCGGGTCCCGGACGGTGGCAAGCTGTGAACCTGGTCAGATCCGGAAGGAAGCAGCCATAAGCGGCCTCTGCTGGGTGTCCGGGATCCACCCGAGGGCATTGAGATCGTGCCTCGTGTCACATCCGAGGGGTATACTGTGATGGCCATTTCGTCGATCCCTGAAAGGCCTCAAGTGACCCACCAGTCCTACTACCGCACGTATCGCCCGCAGGGCTTCGGTGATGTCGTCGGGCAGCAGCACGTGGTTCGCACGCTGACCAACGCACTCGCCGAGGAAGCCGTCGCGCACGCATACCTGTTCACTGGCCCCAGAGGCACCGGCAAGACCACGGTCGCCCGCATCCTGGCCAAAGCTCTCAACTGTCCCACGGGTCTCTCGGCAGATGGCGGCGCGACCTGCCAGGATTGCAGCGATATCGCCGAAGGCCGGCACCCGGATGTCTACGAGCTCGATGCCGCGTCGCGTACGCAGGTGGACAACGTGCGCGAGGAGATCATCGGTCGACTGGCCTACGCGCCGATCCGGGGCACGTGGAAGGTCTACATCATCGACGAAGTCCACATGCTCTCGAACCACTCGTTCAATGCGCTGCTCAAGACGCTGGAGGAGCCGCCTCGGCATACGGTGTTCGTGCTGTGCACGACGCACCCGCACAAGGTGCCCGATACCATCCACTCGCGCTGCCAGAGGCTGGACTTCCACCGGATCGGCGTGGAGGATATCGTCGGTCGCTTGGAGCACATCTGCGCCAAGGAGGGGATCACCGTCGCGGAAGGCTCGCTGATGCTGATCGCCCGGCATGCGGCCGGTGGGATGCGCGACGCGATTACTACCCTCGAGCAGCTCTCGGCGTTCACCAGCAAGAGCATCACGCTCGAAGACGTGGAGAAGCTGCTGGGCGAGGTCGATGTGGCGCTGCTCTTCGAGCTCGCGGACATCGTCACGCACCGCGATATCGTCGCGGCGTTCCGATTCGTCGCGCGCATCGCCGAGGCAGGCGTGGACATGACCGAATTCGTCCGCGACTTCACAGCTCACGTGCGCGACCTGTATGTGACTTCCGTGGCCGGCGACGCTTCCGGCATAGTCGACACCACCACCGACCAGCTCGCACGCCTGACGACGCAAGCCCGCGGATTGGGCTCCACGCGCCTTGTCAGGATACTCGACCTTCTCGGCGTGTTGGCCGGGGAGATCAGGTGGTCGAGCAATCCGCGCCTCACGCTCGAAGTCTCGCTGACGCGCATGGCCAGCCCCGATGGCGACCTGACGCTCGAGGCACTCGCCGAGCGGGTGGAGGCCCTGGAGACCGGCTCGATCGCGACACGCGCACCCGCCGCGCCCGCACCTGCTCCGCCGTCCGCTCCCCCCGCCGCCGCTGAAAAGCCCGCCGCCGCAACCCCCGCAGCAGTCGCCTCTAGCCCCGCCCCCGCTCCGCCTGTCACCCCCGTGGCTCCGGTCGACAGGGCGCACGTGAAGCGCGCTTGGCCTGCAGTTGTGGCCGAGATCAAGCGCTTGAAGCCTTCCCGGTCGCAGATCTTCGCCAACACCGAGGTCGACATGGATCCGGATGGTAAGACGATCGTCATCGAATTCCCCGCCGACGGCAGATACACCATGGATATGGCCGGCAATCCCGATACACGCCAACTGTTGCTCGCGGCACTCGGGAAAGTCTTCGGAAGCGTCCCGCCACTGCGATACCAGCTGGGTCGCGGACCGGTAAGGCCAGCTGCGGAGCCCGTGAAGCCTTCGAAGGCCGAAGTCGCGCCGGCCAAGGCCGAAGTCCAGACTACCGCCTCGCCTTCGGCCAAGACGGAACTCTCGTCGCCTGCACCGCCACCCCGGGCAGAGGCCCCACCGTCGGCGCCAAACCCAGAGGTAACCTCAAGCTCGGAGAATGTCATTGAGTCCGAGGTAGAGCAGATGTTGATGGCCCAACTGGGCGCTCAGATGATAGCGGAGCACCCACACCCCGAAGAGAAGGAAGAAGGATAGCGATGAAACCGAACATGGGTAACATGCTCAAGCAGGCGCAGAAGATGCAGCAGGATATGGCCCGCGTCCAAGCGGAGCTCGCCGAGGAATCGGTGGAAGCCTCGGTGGGAGGCGGCATGGTGAAGGTCGTGATGACCGGCGACCTCAGCCTAAAGGGAATCACCATCGATCCCGCGGCGATGGATCCCGATGACGTGACCATGCTAGAGGACATGATAGTCGCTGCGGTCGGCGAGGCTACTCGGCAGGCCCAGGAGCTTGCCAGCCGCAGGATGTCCGAAGTCACCGGGGGCTTGAATATTCCGGGCCTGATGTAGGCATGAAGTACGCCGACACGATCGCCCGACTCATCACTGAGCTGGAGCGACTTCCGGGCGTCGGGCCCAAGTCCGCCCAGAGAATCGCCTACCACGTGCTCCGCGCAAACCAAGGCGACATCGAAGATCTGGCGAAGGCTCTAGTGGACGTGAAGCACAACATCAGATTGTGCTCCAGGTGCTTCAATTTCGCCGAAGGCGAACTGTGTGGAGTGTGCATGGATGCCGGTCGCGACTCAACTTTGATCTGTGTCGTCGAGGAGCCTCGGGATGTGATGGCGATAGAGCGCACCGGCGAGATCCGTGGTACATACCACGTGCTCCATGGTGCGATCTCCCCCGTTGACGGTGTGGGTCCAGAGAATCTTCGGATCAAGGGATTGCTCGATCGAATCTCAAACGGTGACGTCGCAGAGATACTGCTCGCAACGAACCCTAACGTCGAGGGGGAGACGACAGCTCTCTACCTGGCTCGGATACTAGCGCCTCTCGATGTCAGGGTGACTCGGATTGCTTTAGGGCTTCCGGTGGGCGGCGACCTTGAGTATGCGGACGAATTGACGCTCGGTAGGGCCCTTGAGGCACGCCGGGAAATGTAGGGTCCTTGTCAAGCATCGCATCGTTGATTCCGATAG encodes:
- the recR gene encoding recombination mediator RecR, translated to MKYADTIARLITELERLPGVGPKSAQRIAYHVLRANQGDIEDLAKALVDVKHNIRLCSRCFNFAEGELCGVCMDAGRDSTLICVVEEPRDVMAIERTGEIRGTYHVLHGAISPVDGVGPENLRIKGLLDRISNGDVAEILLATNPNVEGETTALYLARILAPLDVRVTRIALGLPVGGDLEYADELTLGRALEARREM
- a CDS encoding cation transporter, yielding MGECCDKGSELEKLRERQSGTLKIVLAINAVMFLVIVAAALYAGSSALLADSLDNLGDALTYGLSLWAVGLGLRIKARIAYFKGLLILLAALAVLGQIVYRLADPTVPLFEVMGIFSLIALTANGACLALLWRHKTEDINMSSVWECSRNDIVANISVFVAAAGVWATESRWPDLLVASFLVIFLLRSAIRVLVSAHAELRRHT
- the dnaX gene encoding DNA polymerase III subunit gamma/tau, encoding MAISSIPERPQVTHQSYYRTYRPQGFGDVVGQQHVVRTLTNALAEEAVAHAYLFTGPRGTGKTTVARILAKALNCPTGLSADGGATCQDCSDIAEGRHPDVYELDAASRTQVDNVREEIIGRLAYAPIRGTWKVYIIDEVHMLSNHSFNALLKTLEEPPRHTVFVLCTTHPHKVPDTIHSRCQRLDFHRIGVEDIVGRLEHICAKEGITVAEGSLMLIARHAAGGMRDAITTLEQLSAFTSKSITLEDVEKLLGEVDVALLFELADIVTHRDIVAAFRFVARIAEAGVDMTEFVRDFTAHVRDLYVTSVAGDASGIVDTTTDQLARLTTQARGLGSTRLVRILDLLGVLAGEIRWSSNPRLTLEVSLTRMASPDGDLTLEALAERVEALETGSIATRAPAAPAPAPPSAPPAAAEKPAAATPAAVASSPAPAPPVTPVAPVDRAHVKRAWPAVVAEIKRLKPSRSQIFANTEVDMDPDGKTIVIEFPADGRYTMDMAGNPDTRQLLLAALGKVFGSVPPLRYQLGRGPVRPAAEPVKPSKAEVAPAKAEVQTTASPSAKTELSSPAPPPRAEAPPSAPNPEVTSSSENVIESEVEQMLMAQLGAQMIAEHPHPEEKEEG
- a CDS encoding YbaB/EbfC family nucleoid-associated protein; this encodes MKPNMGNMLKQAQKMQQDMARVQAELAEESVEASVGGGMVKVVMTGDLSLKGITIDPAAMDPDDVTMLEDMIVAAVGEATRQAQELASRRMSEVTGGLNIPGLM